In the Dioscorea cayenensis subsp. rotundata cultivar TDr96_F1 chromosome 12, TDr96_F1_v2_PseudoChromosome.rev07_lg8_w22 25.fasta, whole genome shotgun sequence genome, one interval contains:
- the LOC120273234 gene encoding uncharacterized protein LOC120273234, with translation MASDFDNDDVIGMVVRRGPRLKRITKTRKTIMSLPPPTNDKTIATPHMVVRLATTTAPEEIAPEKAIAVIDTMAKEIPTLVEPADDSAASKVDTIPQQHEPTKIVSPVNVVVMLVIDKIVDSIVNKIPVSVKPAEDTAALKGETLPQPSTTALGDEPKDATNEGQGNVIEKIMTGAAVDSMVLANQQYKKVRTNFQPKKKRYPGQERLNVFEQELLKIFLNCWMDLIVLWKNDYVNTTRASLYTMLDRKEMVKDDVMDTFICIIQKSLTRVPYLYMKCTFITRPLALFMSKQEDASETALTMMGDAARNLYDVDIVILPIIINAHFHLVVLNNNKQEYMYYTSAESEE, from the exons ATGGCGTCGGATTTTGATAACGACGATGTCATTGGGATGGTCGTTCGAAGAGGGCCACGTTTGAAGAGAATcaccaaaacaagaaaaacaataatgtctcTCCCTCCACCGACCAATGataaaacaatagcaacaccacaTATGGTTGTTCGGCTAGCTACAACGACAGCGCCTGAGGAAATTGCTCCGGAAAAAGCTATAGCTGTAATTGATACGATGGCCAAAGAGATCCCCACTTTGGTGGAACCAGCGGATGATAGTGCCGCGTCAAAGGTAGACACAATCCCTCAACAACATGAACCAACAAAGATTGTGTCTCCGGTTAATGTTGTCGTCATGCTCGTGATTGACAAGATCGTTGACAGCATTGTCAACAAAATCCCTGTCTCAGTCAAACCGGCGGAAGACACCGCCGCATTgaagggagaaactctcccacaACCGTCAACAACAGCACTTGGCGATGAACCGAAAGATGCTACTAACGAGGGGCAAGGAAACGTCATCGAAAAAATAATGACCGGTGCTGCGGTTGACAGTATGGTCCTCGCCAACCAACAATACAAGAAAGTGCGGACGAACTTTCAaccgaagaagaaaagatacccCGGACAGGAGCGCCTCAATGTGTTCGAGCAGGAGTTATTAAAGATCTTCCTAAATTGCTGGATGGATCT GATTGTTTTATGGAAGAATGACTATGTCAACACCACACGAGCCAGCCTATACACGATGCTGGACAGGAAGGAAATGGTGaaagatgatgtgatggacacGTTCATTTGCATAATCCAGAAATCTCTGACGAGAGTACCATATCTATATATGAAGTGCACCTTCATCACGCGACCGCTTGCACTATTCATGTCCAAGCAGGAGGACGCGAGTGAAACGGCTCTCACTATGATGGGAGATGCCGCACGTAACCTGTATGATGTTGACATAGTCATCCTGCCAATCATCATAAATGCCCACTTCCATTTGGTCGTTCTTAATAACAATAAGCAAGAATACATGTACTATACTTCTGCCGAAAGTGAGGAGTAA